A section of the Paenibacillus odorifer genome encodes:
- a CDS encoding SGNH/GDSL hydrolase family protein, producing MTDEKHCNHSFVVPRRGLPQINGRLTEKGTVTVAFLGGSITEGAGASEADTYSWRALIGKYLQERFADQEFRFINAGVGGTNSTLGAHRLQEHVLQQGTIDLLFVEFSVNDGSDREESIRGMEGIVRQCRRLSPGTDICFLYTAAEKNLSGSNPFNIAVHEEVAEHYKLPSVNFAARVYAQLEAGQMEWTKLAPDGYHPNDDGHALYASFLREYLETALVPGKTNLSSESSLDIPPLAEQNYEYGSLLDFRAADHVNGYELRELSAGDPLMNWRFGTEHLYTHSKEAMFSFTVTGQSAGLMLLYGPDSGIFEYSLNDSSYKAVNLFDEWCPLAFRPIIAMFPIREQRQELRVTVRITGLKDEQSKGTSLRILKLLHN from the coding sequence ATGACAGACGAGAAACATTGCAATCATTCATTTGTAGTTCCGCGCCGTGGACTACCTCAAATTAACGGCAGGCTTACGGAAAAAGGGACTGTGACCGTTGCCTTTTTAGGCGGCTCAATTACGGAGGGGGCAGGTGCTTCCGAAGCAGACACATATAGCTGGAGAGCGCTCATCGGTAAGTATCTTCAGGAACGGTTTGCGGATCAGGAGTTCCGCTTCATCAACGCAGGAGTGGGAGGAACGAACTCAACTTTAGGTGCTCATCGATTACAGGAGCATGTCCTGCAGCAGGGCACAATTGATTTGTTATTCGTTGAATTTAGCGTCAATGACGGCAGTGACCGGGAAGAATCCATTAGAGGGATGGAGGGCATTGTCCGCCAATGCAGACGGTTGTCACCGGGCACTGATATTTGCTTTTTGTATACGGCAGCAGAGAAGAATCTCTCCGGGAGCAATCCCTTTAATATCGCTGTCCATGAAGAAGTAGCTGAGCATTATAAGCTTCCCTCTGTTAATTTTGCAGCTAGAGTCTATGCGCAGCTAGAGGCGGGACAAATGGAGTGGACTAAGCTGGCACCGGATGGATATCATCCCAATGATGACGGTCATGCGCTGTATGCTTCTTTTTTGCGAGAGTATCTGGAGACAGCGCTTGTTCCTGGCAAGACGAATTTGAGCAGCGAAAGCTCTTTAGATATTCCACCCTTAGCGGAGCAAAATTATGAATATGGCAGTCTGCTTGATTTCCGCGCGGCTGATCATGTGAACGGTTACGAACTTCGCGAACTGTCTGCAGGAGATCCGCTGATGAACTGGCGTTTTGGAACAGAGCATCTGTATACCCATAGCAAGGAGGCTATGTTTTCTTTTACCGTAACCGGGCAAAGCGCAGGCTTGATGCTGCTCTACGGACCGGACAGCGGGATTTTTGAATATTCGCTTAATGACAGTTCTTATAAAGCTGTGAACTTATTCGATGAATGGTGTCCGCTTGCCTTTCGGCCTATTATCGCCATGTTTCCGATCCGGGAACAACGTCAAGAACTGCGGGTTACAGTACGCATTACGGGGCTGAAGGACGAACAGAGTAAAGGTACCAGCCTGCGTATTCTGAAACTGCTGCACAATTGA